In Streptomyces sclerotialus, one genomic interval encodes:
- a CDS encoding rodlin produces the protein MIKKFMASAAVAASVVGVSAATAPQALALGDDHGPASATGNGAAEAFGNTTTHGNMSPQIGLIQGSFNKPCIAFYKIPIALVDDIPILSDQQNMQCTENASQDKGDQSLSHLLENVPVLSENGVGNH, from the coding sequence GTGATCAAGAAGTTCATGGCCTCCGCCGCGGTCGCGGCGTCCGTCGTCGGGGTGTCGGCCGCGACTGCCCCGCAGGCGCTTGCTCTCGGAGACGACCACGGACCCGCCAGCGCCACCGGCAACGGCGCGGCCGAGGCCTTCGGCAACACCACCACGCACGGCAACATGAGCCCGCAGATCGGCCTGATCCAGGGCTCCTTCAACAAGCCCTGCATCGCCTTCTACAAGATCCCCATCGCTCTCGTCGACGACATCCCGATCCTCTCGGACCAGCAGAACATGCAGTGCACCGAGAACGCCTCGCAGGACAAGGGAGACCAGTCGCTGTCGCACCTCCTCGAGAACGTCCCGGTGCTCTCCGAGAACGGCGTCGGCAACCACTAG
- a CDS encoding AfsR/SARP family transcriptional regulator, protein MRFGLLGPLTVHDAAGAARPLNSAKGQALLAALLLRANRVVPVEVLKEALWGERAPASANASLYNHVTRLRRALGADGDGRLRSVAPGYLLRVRAGELDSTEFTAAVRRAREAYARGDWAAVLQEAADASALWRGRPLDGLPEEVSEALDAQPFVRQLEEERLQLLEWRYDAELRLGRHGGLAPELSRLVAEHPLREGFHRQLMLVLRRTGRQAEALAVFHALRRRLVDELGVEPGAAAQEAYQEVLREDPETGVDVPARRATAGAVPRAAAWAVPGGADGPPPECADERSATEAAGAAPLGAVPDSAPLTEPAPRPAQLPPRTSPFIGRDDQIAVLYEALAPRGDRAATAVLSGMAGVGKSALAVHVAHGLRDRYPDGQLFLNLHGANPGGAPMSALQALEVLLRDLGVPRGRVPDEVHAASALFRSTLDGARVLLVLDDAAGAAQVRPLLPAAPGCAVLVTSRSPLAALDGAVHLPLARLAERDSVDLISRVSGQGRVPAGSPAVRRLAELCGQLPLALRVVAARLAARRALTVEALVELLDGQDGRLDHLEYDDLSVRRSLAVAYDALVASDRPVDRDAALALRRMGVLDLPAYETGLAARLMAADDRRACAALDRLVDVALLEEVAFGRYAPHDLVRDFARELAARHEDGAERAATARRGVEWFAARAAQSVRVFVPASRLRTLRLAGEPAECAAPFADAEEAFGWGDRELAVMRDLVARHIRTDHGRDAAVTLARMLEPYLQRRGRTQELAELSDLARAGARESGDAGAEVVAMSDLAGAYYMSGRYEKALVLIDEAIARSRLLGDDEWLQRVLSNRGLLLYVLGRPEESAAAQEEALAYAHRLGDDHAVAVCLSHLGNLYELADARKAIEYHRRSLEAGVRLDSARLQQTARCNIGCAYLSLGEPEAAVAHFEAALRSLEEATDWHTVSESRLGLIRALRRLARDERAADECRALLDLAEVRGDAYTAGKARYEYGHVLRTLGRGAESGEQWRLSLAALDGTDADVLPELRSLV, encoded by the coding sequence ATGCGGTTCGGCCTGCTGGGCCCGCTGACGGTGCACGATGCGGCGGGCGCGGCCCGACCGCTGAACAGCGCGAAGGGCCAGGCGCTGCTGGCCGCCCTCCTGTTACGGGCGAACCGCGTCGTACCGGTCGAGGTGCTCAAGGAAGCGCTGTGGGGCGAGCGTGCCCCCGCGTCGGCCAACGCCTCGCTCTACAACCACGTGACACGGCTGCGCAGGGCGCTCGGCGCGGACGGTGACGGACGGCTCCGCTCGGTGGCCCCCGGCTATCTCCTGCGGGTCCGCGCGGGCGAACTGGACAGCACCGAATTCACCGCGGCCGTCCGCCGTGCCCGGGAGGCGTACGCACGCGGCGACTGGGCCGCGGTGCTCCAGGAGGCCGCCGACGCGTCCGCACTGTGGCGCGGCCGGCCGCTGGACGGCTTGCCCGAGGAGGTCTCCGAGGCGCTGGACGCGCAGCCCTTCGTGCGGCAACTGGAGGAGGAAAGACTCCAGTTGCTGGAGTGGCGGTACGACGCCGAGCTGCGGCTCGGGCGGCACGGCGGCCTGGCGCCCGAACTGTCCCGGCTGGTCGCCGAGCATCCGCTGCGGGAGGGCTTCCACCGGCAGCTGATGCTCGTGCTGCGCCGTACGGGGCGGCAGGCGGAGGCGCTCGCCGTCTTCCACGCGCTGCGCCGGAGGCTGGTGGACGAACTGGGCGTCGAACCGGGCGCTGCGGCGCAGGAGGCGTACCAGGAGGTGCTGCGGGAGGACCCGGAGACCGGGGTGGACGTCCCCGCCCGGAGGGCAACTGCGGGGGCTGTCCCCAGGGCAGCTGCGTGGGCTGTCCCAGGAGGAGCCGATGGGCCCCCGCCCGAGTGTGCCGACGAGCGCTCCGCCACGGAGGCAGCGGGAGCCGCACCTCTTGGCGCTGTGCCGGACTCCGCCCCCTTGACGGAGCCCGCACCCCGCCCTGCGCAACTCCCGCCGCGAACGTCCCCCTTCATCGGGCGCGACGACCAGATCGCCGTGCTGTACGAGGCGTTGGCGCCCCGCGGGGACCGGGCGGCCACCGCAGTGCTGAGCGGCATGGCCGGTGTCGGCAAGAGCGCGCTCGCCGTGCACGTCGCCCACGGGCTGCGCGACCGCTATCCGGACGGGCAGCTCTTCCTCAATCTGCACGGCGCCAACCCCGGAGGCGCGCCCATGAGCGCCCTTCAGGCACTGGAGGTGCTGCTGCGCGACCTCGGTGTGCCGCGCGGGCGGGTGCCGGACGAGGTGCACGCCGCGTCGGCGCTGTTCCGCTCGACGCTCGACGGGGCCCGCGTCCTCCTCGTCCTCGACGACGCCGCCGGCGCGGCCCAGGTGCGCCCGCTGCTCCCGGCGGCCCCCGGTTGTGCGGTACTGGTCACCAGCCGGTCGCCGCTGGCCGCGCTGGACGGCGCGGTGCACCTGCCGCTGGCCCGGCTCGCCGAGCGGGACAGCGTGGACCTGATCAGCCGGGTGTCGGGGCAGGGCCGGGTGCCGGCCGGCAGCCCGGCCGTCCGGCGGCTGGCGGAGCTGTGCGGACAGCTGCCGCTGGCGCTGCGGGTGGTCGCGGCGCGGCTGGCGGCCCGTCGCGCGCTGACCGTCGAGGCGCTGGTGGAGCTGCTGGACGGGCAGGACGGGCGGCTGGACCACCTGGAGTACGACGACCTCAGCGTGCGCCGCTCGCTGGCGGTCGCGTACGACGCACTGGTGGCCTCGGACCGGCCCGTCGACCGGGACGCGGCGCTGGCGCTGCGCCGGATGGGCGTGCTGGACCTGCCGGCGTACGAGACGGGGCTGGCGGCCCGGCTGATGGCGGCCGACGACCGGCGGGCCTGTGCCGCGCTGGACCGGCTGGTGGACGTGGCGCTGCTGGAGGAGGTGGCCTTCGGCCGGTACGCGCCGCACGACCTCGTACGGGACTTCGCGCGCGAACTGGCGGCGCGGCACGAGGACGGGGCGGAACGGGCGGCCACGGCGCGGCGCGGCGTGGAGTGGTTCGCCGCCCGCGCCGCCCAGTCCGTACGGGTGTTCGTGCCGGCGTCGCGTCTCCGGACGCTGCGGCTGGCGGGCGAACCGGCCGAGTGCGCCGCGCCGTTCGCGGACGCCGAGGAGGCGTTCGGCTGGGGCGACCGGGAACTGGCGGTGATGCGCGACCTGGTGGCGCGGCACATCCGTACGGACCACGGCAGGGACGCGGCCGTGACGCTGGCACGGATGCTGGAGCCGTACCTGCAACGCCGCGGGCGGACGCAGGAACTGGCCGAGCTGAGCGATCTGGCGCGGGCCGGGGCCCGGGAGTCGGGTGACGCCGGGGCCGAGGTGGTCGCGATGAGCGACCTGGCCGGTGCGTACTACATGTCGGGGCGCTACGAGAAGGCGCTCGTGCTGATCGACGAGGCGATCGCGCGGTCGCGGCTGCTGGGCGACGACGAGTGGCTGCAGCGGGTGCTCAGCAACCGCGGGCTGCTCCTGTACGTGCTGGGGCGCCCCGAGGAGTCCGCGGCGGCCCAGGAGGAGGCGCTGGCGTACGCGCACCGGCTGGGTGACGACCACGCGGTGGCGGTCTGCCTCAGCCACCTGGGGAACCTCTACGAGCTGGCGGACGCGCGCAAGGCCATCGAGTACCACCGTCGGAGCCTGGAGGCGGGCGTACGGCTGGACAGCGCACGGTTGCAGCAGACGGCGCGCTGCAACATCGGCTGCGCCTACCTCTCGCTCGGCGAACCGGAAGCCGCGGTCGCCCACTTCGAGGCGGCGCTGCGCTCCCTGGAGGAGGCCACCGACTGGCACACGGTCTCCGAGAGCCGGCTCGGGCTGATCCGCGCGCTCCGCAGGCTGGCGCGGGACGAGCGGGCGGCGGACGAGTGCCGGGCGCTGCTGGACCTGGCCGAGGTGCGCGGCGACGCGTACACGGCGGGGAAGGCGCGGTACGAGTACGGGCATGTGCTGCGCACCCTGGGGCGCGGTGCCGAGTCCGGTGAGCAGTGGCGGCTGTCGCTGGCGGCGCTGGACGGTACGGATGCCGATGTGCTGCCCGAGTTGCGGTCCCTCGTGTGA